The genomic region cacatcacagagaaggcCCCTGATGGGAAGATAAGGTttgagggagggatggagaggcACGTGTTGGAGAAAAAAAactgtgagtgagtgtgagttgGAGTGCATGttagtgtgagtgtgtgtgagtgactTTGTGTGAGTAAGTGTGTGAATGTTAGTGTGTGAGTGTTAGTGATTGTGAGTGTCAGTGTTAGTGTCTGTGAGTGAGTGTGACAGTGTGAGTGAGTGTTCAAGGGTGAGTGTGCATGAGAGTGAGTGTGTGAGGGTGAGCATGAGTGaaagtgtgagtgagtgtgagtggaGTTGAGTCTGTgactgagtgtgagtgtgagtttgTGAGTGAGAATGTGAATGAGTGACAGTGAGTGAGAGTGTGAATTTGTGTGAGTGAcagtgtgagtgtgcatgtgtgtgggtgtgggtgagtgtgagtgagtgtgcaTGAAgaagagtgtgagtgtgtgtgtaagtgaaagtgagtgtgagtgtgtgtgtttgtgagtgtgagtgagagtgagtgtgagtgacCTTGTTACTGTCTGTGAGTGTGTGACAGTATGAGTGAGTGAACATGCaagtgtgagtgtgcatgtgaatGAGTATGAATGTTTGAGGGTGAGTACTAGAGAAAGTGCAAGTGAGTgagagtgtgggtgtgagtgggATTGAGTATGTCACTGTGAGTGTGAGTTtgtgagagagaatgtgtgtgactgtgagcaaggatgtgtgtgtgagtgtctgtATGACTGTACATGTGGCTGAGTATGTTTTTTAGCGTGAATGAGTGTGCATAACGGAGAGTGTTATGTGTAGATAAAACACAGGTCTGTGTGGTAAAGTACGTCAATCCTTAATGCCTCCCCAGTAGTGAGGGTAACAACAAGACTAGAAAAACGTTACTGTAGTTCTCTGACACATTTTGGTATTGGAAGCTCACtatcttctttcttatttctaacACCCTGTTCTTCCATCTTCTATAGAATAGTTTGACTTTACTACCCTCCAATATATATATccacttttttttatatttattccatGTACACTCCGCCCTCCTcaggctttctttctcttttattcatttcctcttccctctttatTGACTTGCCTCAGGTCTTAGAGTATCTTAAAATGGAACTCATAACTCAGCTCCTTTAGTGGTACTCCCAATAGAATCAACTGCTGACCCTTGGTTAGAGACACAACTTATCACCATTTGACTTCTCCTTTACTTATTATTCAGTTAACAGGACATTTTACTTAGCTATTAGACTATGTTCatactcatattttaaaagaagcattctatcaaatgactttttaaataaaatatggttctcaacttcttcttttccattgactatactatttcctttttcatgggAAGGTCCAGGTAAAGGCTCTGACACTTTCCCGGGGACATGCTGCTAAGGTAATATCAAGAAGgaattcccattttaaaaattatgagttGCATCAAGAGTTTCTTATGAATCTCTTTTTATgaaactgggtctcactctgtcaaccagagctgaatgcagtggcatgaatacggctcactacagtctcaacatcctgacttcaagcaatattcccacctcaacttcctgaatagctggaactacaggtgcataccatcatgcctggctaatgtatttattgttatttttgtagagacaaagccTCATtatatgcccaggctggtctcaaactcctaggcttaaggaaaccttcaacttctgcctcccaaagtgttgagataacCAGTGTGCAAAACCATACTCAGCCCTCATCAATTCCTTTAAATAAACTCAATGTTGCccagacatgatggctcacacctgtaatcacagccctttgccaggccaaggtgggtggatggcttgagttcaggaatttgagaccagcctggacaacaaaatgagaacacatctctacacacaaacacaaaaaggaGTCACGCCTGATGGTGTGTGCCgtatcccagctgctcgggaagctgatgtgggagaatcatttgagctttagaggtggagactgtagtgagccaagatcatgccactgtactccagcctgggcaacagagcaacaccctgacACCacaaaaatttcaatttaaaatgtgagaatgaagtgaaatacaaacaaaaaacaagcctaATTGCTCAATGAAATACGAGCTTAagccaagaaagaaaggaaaccacaTGAAGTACAATAAAGTACATGGAGAGATAGATCTCTAACAGAGCATTTTAGTCTTTCATATCTCTAATAATACTAATTAATATTTATGCTGCAATTAGATTTTGTAAGTACTTCTGTGATAGAGATTATTACTATAAGACATTTAATTACTTAGATATGGTCATCTACCACTACCTGAAAGAATATTATTGTAACAGAGAGAGAAACCTGGAACTTTCAACTTTCCTCCTAGAAAAATAATTGGTCAccagaatttgaggccagcctgggcaacataatgagaacaCATCActacacagaaacacaaaaaggaGTCACGcctgatggtgtgtgcctgtatcccaggtgctcgggaggctgatgagggaggatcacttgagctttaGAGGTGGGGACTGTagtgagccacaatcatgccactgtactccagcctgggcaacagagcaagaccctgactccacaaaaatttcaatttaaaatgtgAGAACGAAGGAAAATACCAACAAAAAACAAGCCTAATTGGTAAATGAAATATGAgtttaagcaaagaaaaaaaggaaaccacaTGAAGTACAATAAAGTACATGGAGATATAGATCTATAACAGAGCATTTTAGTCTTTCGTATCCCTAATAATACTAATTAATATTTATGCTAGAATTAGTTTTTTGTAAGTATTTCTGGGATAGAATTTATTATTATAAGACCTTCAATTACTTAAATATGGTCATCTACCACTACCCGAAAGAACATTATAACAGAGAGAGAAACCTGGAACTTTCAACTTTCCACCTAGAAAAATAATTGGTTACCAGAATTCTAAAGAGTAATGTATGGCTTGAGAAGGTATATTTCATAGAACGTGAGTGGGAGCTAATAAAAAGTATAAGAAATGTGAATCTGCAATAATAATGTTATGATTCCAGTTGAATGATACTAGAAAATACATTATAATCCTCTTTGCTACCGATGAcctatttctaatttatttcctttttatatggcATAATTTCTCAACATAACACCCCAAAACTTATACATCCTCAAATGTTAAACAATAATACAAAtgtatgcaatattttaaatatttaattgttaGATACATGAGGTATGTGACTTggaatattccattatataaaaattcatttgtctatttattcAGATTAAGCAACTATTAAGGCTgaatgtctcatgcctgtaactccagcactttgagaggctgaggcagacagaacaTTTGAGCccaacagttcaagaccaacctgggcaacaaggcaaaaccccgtctctacaaaagacaaaaatcagccgagcatGGTGACACAGGTCTGCAGTACCAAGTACTTAGATGGCTGAGGTGTGAagatcaactgagcccaggaaaTGGAGATGGGAGTGAGTTAatttctcaccactgcactccagcctcggttaCAGAGTTaatccccatctcaaaaaacaacaattaaaatgCTTCTTACATGGAAGACTGTATTCTAGGTACTCCAGGATACACACAAATATGTTGACTGACTTCCAGTACCTCATGATATGCAGGAGCTTCCAATGATTCTTTAAACaactaattataaaaatttctgAAACTCAAAATTTTAGAATGTGATATAAGGAGTTTGAGTGGTTATATTATTTTGTAAGAGGTAGTATTGCTCTGTCACACTGACTGGAGTGCAatcgtgtgatcttggctcactgcaacttccgcctcccgggttcaagtgattctccaccttgacttcctgagcagctggaaatACAAGCATGcagcatcatgcctggctaatttttgtgttttttcttattttacaggcaatgtttcaccatgctggccagactgatctcgaacccctgacctcaagtgatcccccacctcggcctcccacagtgctgggattaaaggtgtgagccactgggcccagccaagtAAATAGTTTAGATAAACTACAATGACAAAATTATGATGTTAAACTCTTAACATATTGGTATTAAGAGTCTCtgctttgagaaatgtttatttgcaGCAAAATGCATATTATTCGATTAGATGAAGTGTTTTAAAGAAACTCTTCATGGACAActtataaaacacacaaaaatcccgTGGCAATACAAATTTTGAGagcataaatttaaatttctacattttcacaatttatatttttaagtcaaatacagtattgttatgttgcccaggcttttctgaaattcctgggctctagcaatcttcttgcctcaaaCTCTAAAGTAGCAGAGACCACACGtctacaccaccacactcagtgaattttctacaatttttaatattattttagtcTCACTACAGAACCAACAATATAAGCAGAGAAACAATCTCTCCTAAAAACTATACAATACCAAAATTATaagtttccaggaaaaaaaaaaaaaagctataggcTTTGTGCTCAACGTTTTTACAACTAAAAGGGACCGGGGGATTCCTTGATTACTGCACATAATTTGATCCCCTGAAGATTTATACAAGCATAAATATGATAGTAACCCTTATATGATTTAAAAGTCAAAGTGTTAGTATTTATCCAAATAAACCTTAACCAAATTTCATGTTTCGTCTATTGGAGAAAGCATTTCCTAATCTGATTTTCCTGTCACTACTTATtttcctgttcattttttttctgctcacACCCTGTCACAGTACCTATCAATCTTTGTTAGTTATCaaagttaaacaatttttttgaatCAACTAGCCATATGTATGTTTTTCCCTGACCAACTTTCCATTACCGCCATAAAATTATGATAGGTATACCACTgctaagttttaaaagtaaatactaTGCAAAACTAGATTCagagtgagaaaattaattttacaagAGACCACGTTACCTTAGTAGCAACACTCAAGTCTTTGTCATCCGATGTAGGCAATGAATCCACACACAGTTCATGGAAAATGCTTGAAAGCAAAAATGTACAATGCAAATGAGCAAGCTGATTTCTTTACAACTTTTTTAACTGCCAGTTTAtatacagctttcccctcaaaaaaggaaaacataatctGGGGAAAGGTCGGTGATTGATTTACTAAATAATGATTCTTGATATAATTAAAATACGTCTTCTGCTGTAAAAGTTTTTAGTTACCTATATCTGCCTCCAGCTCTCTAAATCTgtaaaatattcaatgaaaacTGACTTTGAGTTCTATAACAAAGAGTGACAGTCAATATATTGGCAAAACCTGACAATAATTTACCCTCACAAATTATCTGTCCTCAAGctgaatttaaaattcaattaatgGATGACATAAATTTTGTTACCTAATCTGGAAAAAAAACCGATCACCTAAACCAAGGTAGAGAGATCCACTCTCTCTTGTCCGTGatctattttagaatttttgaagGTTTGATTTGAAAGAATtccctgtaaaatgaaaatgtacttttcatctaatgtgtatatgtacatattactTTTCAtctaatgtgtatatataacttACATAACATTATATCTGtaatatatatggtatatgtatCAGCAATATATATCATCTGATATATAGTAAacaatataggccaggcatggtggctcacatctgtaaccccagcactttggaatgccaagtcaggcagatcacttgaggtcaggagtttgagaccagcctggccaacatgctgaaaccccctctctactaaagatgcaaaaattagctgagcatgctggcaccttcctgtaatcccagctacttgggaggctgaggaaggagaattgcttgaacctgggagacagaggttgcagggagccaagactgtgccactggacaccagcctgggcaaagaaacAAGAttctgattcaaaaaaaaaaaaaaaaaaaagaatataatgaattccctataaaatgaaaacatacttttcatctgaatatatatatataaaatatagttaatatttttcaaataatctgttttattttgttatgtttcttCCTGAAACACaggcagttttaatttttagtttgctAAATCAACCTTCAGTATGTCTGCTTATGAGGTCATTCTTAAGAAGGCCTTTGTCAACATAAAATGTACCTGCAAAATAAGAATTTGTGTTTCCTCTGGTACCTTACTCACTTGCATATGTAAAAATTTCAACCTGTATTCCATCAGGAACTCATGTTTGTGAcataaaatttcattaattttcttcaaatatcaGCCTTTTTTTCATTAATAACTCATCCTTTCCTACTTCATCAATCCTTACTTCTAGCCTTACATAATTTCAGGGTTTCTGGGTTTCCTACTCTGCTCCATGCATTTGTCTTTTCAGCTGTCAGTAAATGATTAATTGTAGACATTAATAGCACATGTTGCTATCTAGAGGAGCAAGTGTTTTTCACtccattatgagatttttttaaatgccatcaCAATAGTGAAAGACAGCAGGTGtcacagaaaaatgttaaaaccttGATAATTTCATTCGGTCTATGTAAAATTGATAAATACAGGAAGAACtcacattttgagaaaaatgtgcCTTCCCATTCAAGAACACAGAACCCACCTCCCAATTCCAAGTAAAGAACCTACCTACGCAGGTGGATACGGATGTAAAACGGTCAGTTTTCTCTGAGAACGTTTCGCCTACTGAAAATAACTCATGCTATTTTTGATAGGGGAATGAGTTTTCTCATTAGGCACCTCCTATAATGTATATAAACCATGTTTTAAAGGTGTtcgttaaaaataaaacaccctAGATGCTTAACTTTGTAAGTTAAATCACTCAACTTCACCTGCTCCAGCCAGAGAATTATGAGTGATGGAAAACAGCTGAGGGTCCTTTTTGCTCTGCTGCTCAGAGAGTGCACAGTGCACTCCAAGCTCCAGTCCAAGGGGTGGCACAGAAGCCGGGCCTGGGGACCCCCTCCCACCCCGGGGTTGAGCCTCCACTGCCTGTGCTGCTTGTCCATGGCATCCACATCTCTACTCTTGCATGCTAGGCAGCGCTCCACCTGCTGGCATGCTCAGCCTGCAAGCGACTTCCAGGAGTGGTGCAGACACGTGCTCTTTGGCTTTGCTAGGCTCACTTGGTCTGAAAGGTTGGAGGCTGTGAGTGTCACTGCTGAAGGATGTGGTGGACCAGGCTGGATCGTGGATTTTGGAGTAGATCACAGAATTGCATTCGCAGATTGGAGCTTGGATCACGGATTTGGGGTTGGATCAAGTACTTGTGGTTGGATAGGGGATTTGGAGCTGGGTTGGTGGGGATCgaggggggtggtggtggtgaaaaTGTGACAGGTGGTGAAAATGTGACAGGGAACTGCCCCCACTTAAGAGCCGGTGGTTGGGGGTCTGAGAAGAGCTCACCACCATGAAGTCGTTTGGCTTCGGGAGCCGCAGAGGCCAGACGGTCCTGAGCTCCATAGGCCACATCTACACGGGTTCCAGGTACCGAATCTGGGACGCCGAACTGCAGAAGATCCAGAGGGCGGCTGTCAAGTGTGATGCCGGGGAAGTGGAGCGCTGCCTGGTGTGCTGGAGTGGAGACCAAGACAAGCAGCACAGGTAGCGGGGGCTCAGTCCCAGGGTAGGAGGGGGTCCCCAGGCCCGGCGTCCCTGCAGCCCCTGGGACTGGACCTTGGAGGGTGCCATGCACTCTACGAGCTGTGGAGCCAAACGGGCCCTCAGCTGTTTTCCATCCCTCACAATTCTCTGGCTGGAGCAGATGGAGAATTTGAGTGATGTAATTTACAAAGTTAAGCATATACTGTGCCATGCACgtccctgtgaagagaccaccaaacaggctttgtgtgagcaataaaactttttaatcacctggaTGCAGGCAAGCTGAAttcgaaaagagagtcagcgaagggagataactgtggggccgttttataggaattgggtaggtaaaggaaaattccagtcaAAGGGAGGTtcttctctggtgggcaggagtgggagtcacGAGGTGCTCAGttggggagctttttgagccaagATGAGCAAggcacaagataatgtcatcccttaaggcaaggactggccattttcacttcttttgtggtggaatgtcatcagttaaggtggggcagagcattttcacttcttttgtgattcttcagttacttcaggccatctgggggTATACCTGTAAGTCACAAGGGATGCGGACGTGCAAGTCACAGGCATATATgcgcaagtcacaggggatgcaatagcttagcttgggctcagatgCCTGACATTTCTGCCTTCTTatattgataagaaaaataaaacaaaatagtgttgaaTTGCTGGGGTGGCAAAAATTTTGGGGGGCAATACGGAGAGAGATTTGGCGACTTTTCTCAGGACTGCTTCAAGTGGGATTAGGGGCAGCATGGGAACCTAGaatgggagagattaagctgaagggaGATCTTGTGGTAAGAGGcaatattgtggggttgttagaaggagcatttgtcgcatagaatgattggtgatggcctggatgctgttttgtatgaattgaaaaactgaACAGAAGACACAAGGTCTGTATAAGAGACCTTGTTAATCAAAAAAGGCTagttaaaaaatatgtatcaattgcatgtgtatatatgtatatacaaaagtaaattaattttttaaaatttaacttctttagtttgaaattcagatttatttaAGAAGGTAGTTGTAGCTAATTAATAATCTCAAACATTATTGTCTgagaaaattcatttatttaaatataattgctAAAACcatatattttcacaaaaataagaaaaaagatttttaagttaGTCTGTTGTATGTTTCCTCTATAGTCACATTACAACAAATTGAACTTTTTATACAAATGgatcttctatttcatttttataataaatggttTATATTCAGTAAACAAATAATCACAGTTGACCCATGAATAATGTGGGGTGAGGGACTCTaatccctcccaaagtgccgagattataggcatgagccaccgtgcccagctgtgaATATGTTTGTTAAATCAATAACTTTAGttcttagagcagttttaggttcacagcaaaattgagaggaaggtacagagatttctcatatgTTCCATGCCTCCCACAAATGCATAGCCTACCCCATTATTAGTATTttccaccagagtggtacatttggcacaactgatgaacctacatcaACACATTATAATCACTTAAAATTTATAGTTTACATCAGGCTTCACTCTTGATGCTGTACATTCTGTgaatttggacaaatgtataatgatatgtaTCTATTATTGTAATGTTATTGACAGAACAGTTTCACTACCCtaaaaattctctaaaatatGCGTGTTCACCTCTCACTTTCTACCTGGCAGCAcctggcaaccattgatctttACTCTGTcttcttaattttactttcttcagAAGAGTCATATACTTGGAATAATACAGTGGATATCTTTTAGAATAGTTATATATAAAAAGAGCTCCACCATAATTGAATGTAGTCATTTGagatgttctttttccttttgtttttcttttgcttctttatcATTGTAAAGAATGATATATGCTGTTGATGTATGCTTTACATACTTAGAAAACATGATTGTATAGGTATTTGCCACATAATGGAAAGGATTGAGGAAAAGGACACTGTGTAGTACCACACAGCCCAAACTGGGGCTTCTTGTTCCGTGATATGGGTTATGACAGACTCTCTAGCAATGAAAGGGAACAAGTTCAAGGgattgtattttataaaactggAATCACAAAGTCTTTCTTACTTACCTTCGGTTAGAAATAAGAGCAGATGGTGAATGCTATAGGTATATAGATAGGTTCCTCACTGATCCTCTTCCTTTGCGCGATAAGTTTGACAACAGTCTATTATATTGATATGACTCACCTACAACTAGATTCTGTCATGAGGGATGGCAAGAGAGTTTTGCTTTATGTAAGGTGAAAAAGAATTATTTCCCTTACTAGGGAGAAGGGCAAGCATTGGAACTTTCTGGTAGTAAAAGGGCTTTGATATAgctttctttctatatatttttcgCATCATATAGTATTGCCTGGCAGCCTGTCACACCTCCCCAGTGTTTCTTAAGCTTCTTTCTGAATGTGAGTTGTGGTTCATAGTGGATAAGCTCTTAAAAGAGTGATATTTCCAGTGGTTTTTCTGTGGGAGGTAAAATGGCAGGTGAATTTGGGCCTTGTTGTATGGAGGGCAGAGCAAATAGCTACCACTAAGTAAACCACCCAGCACCTTCCCCAAAGAGTAGTAGCCAGAGTAACACATTGATCTCTTTGGAGCTCTTTTCCACTGGCGGCTGGAAAGTCTTTGCAAGGATTCTTGTTTCTGATCTGCTTCCTATGTTTTGCAGGCTTCTGGTGAAAGGGTGTTTTCTCCTAAACTGAACAGTTTGAACTGAAGAGCTAGAGAGGCTATGTtgtcttattaaaatataagtgCAGTAGTTCCCCCTTAACCATGGgaaatacattccaagacccccattGGATGCATGGAACCACGAATAGTACTGAATTATaaactgttttttcctatacatacatatctaggataaagtttaatttctaaattaaattaaatctgaTGTTATCTGCAGATAGAGTGGAGAATTGAATTGTGTCATCAGCAGACATGATTGCTTGCTTGTTGGTGGGGAAAAACTCTCCACACATTTGGCCACAGAAGCCTTCTTTGTTGATGATTGTTATTGTGGTGTGACAGCAGAGAAAACCATATCAAGTATGTCTTTCAGCACATATAGTGGATAAGGGATACTACTGTATACTCTGTTTTAACTGCCCCTCATATTTTGTTCCAGAAATCATGCTCTTTGACACTGTTGACTCTTCACACCTGTTCTGCTAACAATAAAATTTTTACTCAATCTCATAGGGTTTGGCTAGGATGATTTGTATACTTCAGTTCACTTGAAGATAccaaagtttaatatttttattattctttgtatttaataATGCAAAGTTCTTGTTGCATTAATTACCTACCAATAAGTATAATCAATGTTAATTCTAATAA from Macaca thibetana thibetana isolate TM-01 chromosome 10, ASM2454274v1, whole genome shotgun sequence harbors:
- the LOC126929836 gene encoding putative ankyrin repeat domain-containing protein 20A5, whose product is MKSFGFGSRRGQTVLSSIGHIYTGSRYRIWDAELQKIQRAAVKCDAGEVERCLVCWSGDQDKQHSSMSPRKCQSLYLDLPMKKKTE